Proteins from a genomic interval of Prevotella sp. E13-27:
- the aroB gene encoding 3-dehydroquinate synthase, protein MERQHIILSSNLEKSLTDAITSQKADKLFVLTDETTQKLCLPLIKDIPCMSGASPIVIKAGDENKSLEAVVHVWEELQHMGATRHSLLINLGGGMVTDLGGFAASTFKRGIHLINIPTTLLSMVDASVGGKTGFNFGGLKNEIGVFRNASSVILDTTFLNTMDHENILSGYAEMLKHGLINNEKMLAELLTFDVEHPDLSVLQRMVAESVEVKQHIVLEDPTEQGIRKALNLGHTIGHAFESLALKRQPVLHGYAVAWGLVCELYLSVVKMGFPTERMRQVVRFIFDNYGRMPISCNDYPTLIELMTHDKKNVAGKINFTLLGAVGDIRINQTATKEEIEEALDFYREG, encoded by the coding sequence ATGGAAAGACAGCACATCATCCTATCCTCCAATCTTGAGAAGTCACTTACCGATGCCATCACTTCGCAGAAGGCAGACAAATTGTTTGTGCTAACTGATGAGACAACACAAAAGTTATGTCTTCCCCTAATAAAGGATATCCCTTGCATGAGCGGTGCATCGCCCATTGTAATAAAAGCTGGCGATGAGAACAAAAGTCTCGAAGCCGTAGTACATGTATGGGAAGAGCTGCAGCACATGGGTGCAACACGCCATTCGCTGCTAATCAACCTCGGTGGAGGTATGGTTACCGACCTCGGAGGATTTGCGGCTTCTACATTCAAACGTGGTATCCATCTCATAAACATTCCCACCACCCTTCTCTCTATGGTTGATGCCTCTGTTGGAGGCAAGACAGGCTTTAATTTCGGAGGTCTGAAAAATGAGATTGGTGTATTCCGCAATGCCTCTTCAGTAATTCTCGACACCACATTCCTCAACACGATGGACCATGAGAACATCCTTTCCGGCTATGCCGAGATGTTGAAACATGGACTGATAAACAACGAGAAGATGCTTGCCGAACTGCTTACTTTCGACGTAGAGCATCCCGACCTAAGTGTGCTTCAACGAATGGTAGCCGAAAGCGTGGAAGTGAAGCAGCACATTGTCCTTGAAGACCCCACAGAACAAGGCATCCGTAAAGCACTTAATTTAGGTCACACTATTGGCCATGCCTTTGAGTCGTTAGCACTGAAGAGACAGCCTGTGCTGCATGGCTACGCTGTGGCATGGGGATTGGTGTGCGAACTATATCTAAGCGTCGTAAAAATGGGTTTCCCCACTGAGCGCATGAGACAGGTGGTTAGATTCATCTTCGACAACTACGGACGCATGCCTATCAGCTGCAATGACTATCCTACACTCATTGAGCTGATGACCCACGACAAAAAGAATGTGGCAGGAAAGATAAACTTCACACTACTTGGAGCTGTTGGCGACATTCGCATCAACCAGACAGCAACTAAGGAAGAGATTGAGGAAGCGCTCGATTTTTATCGCGAAGGGTAA
- a CDS encoding AMP-binding protein, translating into MTLEEFIAEWQNDSDKVLVHTSGSTGAPKPLWVEKKRMEASARITCDFLGLTAGDTALLCMPLDYIAGKMMVVRALTRGLKLISVTPTGHPLADYVFAGAQNNNKNTPLDISFAAMVPLQVYNSLQVPEERERLMQIRHLIIGGGAIDEALEAELRNFPNAVWSTYGMTETLSHIALRRLSGKDASEWYKPFDSVKIALSEDGCLIIDAPLVCKDRLFSNDIAEIAPDGCFRIIGRKDNVVCSGGIKIQIEEVERMLKPYLEAPFVITRRKDEKFGEVVALLTEGDIDEVKEVCKRVLPKHWQPRYYRTVESVPLTETGKPARKEAERIAAI; encoded by the coding sequence TTGACTTTAGAGGAATTTATTGCCGAATGGCAAAATGATAGTGACAAGGTTCTTGTACACACCAGTGGTTCAACTGGTGCCCCCAAACCATTGTGGGTAGAGAAAAAACGCATGGAAGCATCGGCTCGTATTACATGCGACTTCCTCGGTCTTACTGCTGGCGACACTGCTCTGCTGTGTATGCCACTTGATTATATTGCAGGCAAAATGATGGTGGTACGCGCGCTGACAAGAGGATTGAAACTGATTAGCGTAACACCGACAGGACATCCGCTGGCTGATTATGTGTTTGCTGGAGCTCAGAATAATAACAAAAATACTCCTCTTGATATTTCTTTCGCTGCTATGGTGCCGCTGCAAGTGTACAACAGTCTTCAGGTGCCTGAAGAGCGCGAAAGACTTATGCAGATACGTCACCTTATAATTGGTGGAGGTGCTATTGATGAAGCACTGGAAGCGGAGTTGAGGAACTTCCCTAATGCTGTGTGGAGTACTTATGGAATGACTGAGACGTTGTCGCACATTGCTCTGCGACGACTTAGTGGTAAAGATGCGAGTGAATGGTACAAACCGTTTGATTCAGTAAAGATTGCTTTGTCGGAAGATGGTTGTCTGATTATCGATGCACCGCTTGTGTGCAAAGACCGTCTCTTTTCCAACGATATTGCAGAGATAGCACCTGACGGATGTTTCCGTATCATTGGACGTAAGGACAATGTGGTATGTTCCGGAGGAATAAAAATCCAGATAGAAGAGGTGGAACGAATGTTGAAACCTTACCTTGAAGCACCATTTGTTATAACACGCCGCAAGGATGAGAAGTTCGGCGAGGTGGTGGCTCTACTGACTGAGGGAGATATAGATGAGGTAAAGGAGGTTTGTAAAAGAGTCCTTCCGAAACACTGGCAACCTCGTTACTATAGAACAGTAGAGAGCGTTCCGCTTACTGAAACAGGAAAGCCTGCCCGCAAAGAGGCAGAACGTATAGCTGCAATATAA
- the menC gene encoding o-succinylbenzoate synthase: MKITVSERVFHFKQPATTSRGIYNERKSWFVEIKDDSRYGIGECAPLPDLSCDARPDYGEVLCSFCRELEHTGTIDYEALRDFPSMLFGIETAMLAFEKSDSLSPISDVPLLFDTAFSRGEKGITINGLVWMGSYGEMLERMEEKLSKGFHCVKLKVGAIDFDRELDLVKRIRERFSYHEVELRLDANGGFKPENALYQLELLSQYAIHSIEQPIKQKQWAAMAELCREAPLPIALDEELIGINNPDAKRQMLRIIKPAYIVLKPSLHGGMTGCREWIDIAREEGIGSWITSALESNIGLNAIAQFCSSVYGDNIRMPQGLGTGQLFTDNINMPLEIRGDKLFVVHNK, from the coding sequence ATGAAAATTACCGTTAGTGAAAGGGTGTTTCATTTCAAACAGCCGGCAACAACATCTCGTGGAATATACAATGAACGTAAATCTTGGTTCGTTGAAATAAAAGATGACTCGCGTTATGGCATTGGTGAGTGTGCACCATTGCCTGATCTTAGCTGTGACGCACGTCCAGACTATGGCGAAGTTCTCTGTAGCTTCTGTCGTGAGCTGGAGCATACTGGAACCATAGATTACGAAGCATTGCGTGACTTCCCATCAATGCTCTTCGGTATTGAGACGGCAATGCTCGCGTTTGAGAAGTCTGATAGTTTGTCTCCAATATCTGATGTTCCATTGCTTTTTGACACCGCTTTCAGTCGTGGAGAAAAGGGAATCACTATCAATGGTCTTGTGTGGATGGGCTCATATGGCGAGATGCTGGAACGCATGGAAGAGAAACTGTCCAAAGGCTTCCACTGCGTGAAACTGAAGGTCGGAGCCATTGACTTTGACAGGGAGCTGGATCTTGTTAAGCGTATCAGAGAAAGATTCTCATATCATGAAGTTGAGTTGCGTCTTGACGCAAACGGTGGCTTCAAGCCGGAGAATGCCTTGTATCAGCTGGAGCTGCTGTCACAATATGCAATACACTCCATTGAACAACCTATTAAGCAGAAACAATGGGCTGCAATGGCTGAACTATGTCGCGAAGCACCACTGCCAATAGCTCTCGACGAGGAGCTGATAGGTATAAACAATCCTGATGCAAAGCGACAGATGCTGCGAATAATAAAGCCTGCCTATATAGTGCTGAAACCATCGCTTCATGGCGGTATGACTGGTTGCAGGGAGTGGATAGATATAGCACGTGAGGAAGGCATAGGCTCTTGGATAACATCGGCACTGGAGAGCAACATTGGCTTGAATGCAATAGCACAGTTCTGTAGCTCTGTATATGGCGATAATATCCGAATGCCACAGGGACTTGGCACAGGACAACTGTTTACTGACAATATTAACATGCCACTTGAAATACGAGGCGATAAACTTTTCGTAGTTCATAATAAATAA
- a CDS encoding carbohydrate-binding domain-containing protein encodes MKKFFFLSLVAMLLSVGNASAVDNNTVEIVYNGNSATVTVASNISSYVTVQSANSSHVKIVQDESFAGVDATLNNVYGEITYVLSGSSTDGEFYMEGAFKSTVELSGLTLTNPAGPAINIQNGKRITLSVKKNTVNSIADGANEDYNGCLHCKGHLKMKGKGVLNVVGNSRHGIYVKEYLEVKNATLNITAAAKDAIHCKEYMLMESGTVTITGAQDDGIQVELAGTESTGVKTDHEDEDTGNFYMLDGTLSISGYQGKAIKADGTITYSGGTQNFDKNDTEISASVERLTAIVNDGRSLVYDLNGCRVETGSMSKKGIYVVKRDGKVSKVVNNAAK; translated from the coding sequence ATGAAAAAGTTTTTCTTTCTGTCTTTGGTTGCCATGCTGCTTTCAGTTGGCAATGCAAGTGCTGTGGACAACAATACGGTAGAGATTGTCTATAATGGGAATAGCGCCACAGTGACTGTGGCGTCAAATATCAGTAGCTATGTAACAGTGCAGAGCGCAAATTCGTCGCATGTGAAAATAGTGCAGGATGAAAGCTTTGCTGGTGTAGATGCTACGCTGAACAATGTCTATGGTGAAATAACTTATGTGCTTTCTGGCTCATCGACAGATGGTGAATTCTATATGGAGGGCGCATTTAAGTCAACCGTGGAACTGAGCGGACTGACACTGACCAATCCTGCTGGTCCTGCAATTAATATCCAGAATGGTAAGCGCATAACACTCAGTGTTAAGAAAAACACAGTGAACAGCATTGCCGATGGTGCAAATGAGGATTACAACGGATGTCTGCACTGCAAGGGACACCTGAAGATGAAGGGCAAGGGCGTGCTGAACGTTGTGGGCAATTCTCGTCATGGCATATACGTCAAGGAGTATCTTGAAGTGAAGAACGCTACGCTGAATATCACTGCTGCTGCAAAGGATGCTATACACTGTAAGGAGTATATGTTAATGGAAAGTGGTACGGTGACAATTACTGGGGCGCAGGACGACGGAATACAGGTAGAGCTGGCCGGCACAGAATCGACAGGAGTGAAGACAGACCACGAGGATGAGGATACCGGCAACTTCTACATGCTTGACGGAACGCTCTCTATAAGCGGATATCAGGGCAAGGCTATCAAGGCTGATGGCACAATAACCTACTCAGGCGGCACACAGAATTTCGATAAGAACGACACAGAGATATCGGCTTCAGTAGAAAGGCTGACTGCCATTGTAAACGATGGACGTTCATTGGTCTATGACTTGAATGGTTGTCGCGTTGAGACTGGCTCAATGTCAAAGAAAGGCATCTATGTCGTGAAGCGTGACGGAAAGGTTTCGAAGGTTGTGAATAACGCAGCAAAATAA
- a CDS encoding ROK family protein gives MIISSTKTKVVGVNIGYEEINYAIVDVRGKILAESSFPMPTDQDINGFIALLCDGITNLILENDSYENIRSIGISVPSGNFTTGSIVNSLSLPWKGEIPLAAMLRDRLGLAVAVGNNAHVRAIGESTYGCAHGMNDFIVITLGHGFGSCMFSNGHVHMGNNGFAGEIGHCCVEPEGRLCRCGRRGCLETYCASDGIVLTARELMASTDKPSLLRDLEELTPKTIHECCERGDELAIEVYNKTGFVLGLGLANYASIANPEAIIITGGISKAGKWLYEPTNASFEEHVFHNIADRVKIMRSSLPDNERDVLGASALAWNVKEYSLFK, from the coding sequence ATGATTATAAGCTCAACAAAGACCAAGGTCGTAGGTGTCAACATTGGTTACGAAGAAATAAACTATGCCATTGTTGACGTACGAGGAAAGATTCTAGCTGAAAGTTCTTTTCCCATGCCTACAGATCAGGACATCAATGGATTCATCGCATTACTATGTGATGGTATCACCAACCTTATCTTAGAGAACGACAGCTATGAGAACATCCGTTCTATTGGCATAAGTGTGCCAAGCGGTAACTTCACGACAGGCAGCATTGTCAATTCCTTAAGTCTTCCATGGAAAGGTGAGATACCATTGGCAGCCATGCTCCGTGATCGTCTTGGTCTTGCCGTAGCAGTAGGTAATAATGCCCACGTAAGAGCTATAGGCGAATCCACCTATGGATGTGCCCACGGCATGAACGACTTCATTGTCATCACCCTTGGTCATGGTTTTGGCAGTTGCATGTTCTCTAACGGACATGTCCACATGGGTAACAACGGTTTTGCCGGTGAGATTGGCCACTGTTGCGTTGAGCCTGAAGGACGCCTTTGCAGATGTGGAAGACGCGGCTGCCTTGAAACTTACTGTGCTTCTGACGGAATAGTGCTCACTGCCCGCGAGCTCATGGCTTCCACTGACAAGCCATCGCTGCTCCGCGACCTTGAAGAGCTTACGCCAAAGACTATTCACGAATGCTGTGAACGTGGCGACGAGCTGGCCATTGAAGTGTACAACAAGACAGGTTTCGTCCTTGGATTAGGTCTTGCCAACTATGCTTCCATTGCCAACCCAGAGGCGATTATTATAACTGGCGGTATAAGCAAGGCCGGCAAATGGCTCTACGAACCCACCAACGCATCGTTTGAGGAGCATGTGTTCCACAATATTGCCGACAGGGTTAAGATCATGCGCTCGTCGCTTCCCGATAACGAGCGCGATGTTCTTGGTGCCAGTGCCCTTGCATGGAATGTAAAAGAATACTCACTTTTTAAATAA
- a CDS encoding ROK family protein, which translates to MQQEIKSRVVGVDISIKRTTYAIVDVRGNIHASDHFPTTDYTTANDFITALSEKIITMTEANGGYEQIRSIGVSSPSANFLTGCIENAANLPWKGIIPLGAMLRDRMGIAVAVGNDAHVSALGEYSYGCAHGMNNFIIVSLGHGIGSCIFSNGKVHFGADGFAGEIGHACVEHNGRECGCGRYGCLEAYCAEKGIIKTAQEMLEQSDEPSLMRSLDRISPKGIAECCEQGDKMAIEVYRKTGEILGLAVANYASILDPEAVIFTGGISNAGKWLFDPAYESFEAHVFHNIRGNVKFLRSTISDRERDVLGASALAWGIKEYSLFK; encoded by the coding sequence ATGCAACAAGAAATCAAGAGCCGCGTTGTTGGTGTCGATATCAGCATAAAGCGCACGACCTACGCCATTGTCGATGTAAGAGGAAACATCCACGCCTCCGACCATTTCCCAACGACCGACTATACTACAGCAAATGATTTTATCACTGCCCTCAGCGAGAAAATCATTACTATGACTGAGGCTAATGGAGGCTATGAGCAGATTCGCTCTATTGGTGTCAGTTCTCCCAGTGCCAACTTCCTCACCGGATGCATAGAAAATGCTGCCAACCTCCCCTGGAAGGGCATCATTCCCCTTGGAGCCATGCTTCGCGACCGCATGGGCATTGCTGTGGCAGTGGGCAACGACGCCCATGTTTCAGCTCTCGGAGAATACTCCTACGGCTGTGCCCACGGCATGAACAATTTTATCATTGTGTCTCTTGGCCACGGCATTGGCAGCTGCATCTTCTCCAATGGCAAGGTACACTTTGGCGCCGATGGCTTTGCTGGCGAGATTGGTCACGCCTGTGTTGAGCACAATGGCCGTGAATGCGGCTGCGGACGCTACGGATGTCTGGAAGCATACTGTGCTGAGAAGGGCATCATCAAGACAGCTCAGGAAATGCTTGAGCAGTCTGACGAGCCTTCACTGATGCGCTCACTTGATAGGATAAGCCCCAAAGGAATAGCGGAATGCTGTGAGCAAGGTGATAAGATGGCAATAGAGGTATATCGCAAGACTGGCGAGATTCTAGGACTGGCAGTAGCCAACTATGCGTCTATTCTCGACCCTGAAGCAGTCATTTTCACTGGTGGCATCTCCAATGCCGGCAAATGGCTCTTCGACCCTGCCTACGAATCATTCGAGGCTCATGTCTTCCACAACATCCGTGGTAATGTAAAGTTCCTTCGCTCCACTATCTCCGACCGTGAGCGTGATGTCCTCGGAGCCAGCGCTCTGGCATGGGGCATCAAGGAATATTCGTTGTTTAAGTAA
- a CDS encoding PaaI family thioesterase, giving the protein MNVDHINQIINEKPNLSTALGMEFISTPEDDTCMARMKVDERNRQPFGFLSGGASLALAENLAGVGSSSLCPGCACVGIEVSGSHVKAVVEGDTVTAFAHMLHKGSTLHVWQVDIKDTSGELISSVRVTNYVIKKGSK; this is encoded by the coding sequence ATGAATGTAGATCATATCAATCAGATTATAAACGAAAAGCCCAATCTTAGTACCGCCCTCGGGATGGAGTTCATTTCCACTCCCGAGGACGATACATGTATGGCACGCATGAAGGTTGACGAGCGCAATCGTCAGCCTTTCGGGTTCCTCAGTGGTGGTGCATCGCTTGCCCTTGCCGAGAACCTTGCCGGCGTAGGCTCTTCTTCGCTGTGCCCAGGCTGTGCATGTGTGGGTATAGAGGTTAGCGGCAGTCACGTTAAAGCCGTTGTTGAAGGCGACACCGTCACCGCCTTTGCCCACATGCTCCACAAAGGCTCAACGCTTCATGTGTGGCAGGTCGATATCAAAGACACAAGCGGAGAGCTCATCTCAAGCGTACGTGTTACTAACTATGTTATCAAAAAAGGTAGCAAATAA
- a CDS encoding isochorismate synthase: MNPFAIYRFPHFQQCTLIEQTSGEPQRLSSLGGLSEHSGFVVAPFQINDDTPILLIRPDRVSAVEVKEPSCNMPSIASEKDHHAEYAIDFANFHSQLETGAFQKIVLARSADISLTADADPMQLFWRACKRYPRLFIALVSLPDGSYWLTATPEILLEGSGNKWRTIALAGTMQLEGDQLQGEGEDVRWSTKNIQEQCYVATYIAECLEQFSLPFNEEGPRTVRAANLVHLRSDFTFDMTAETNIGLLLQTLHPTPAVCGLPKRKAFDFIVQHEHAPRQYYSGFMGPLQMPSANCSTETHLYVSLRCMHVMGSHCTLYAGGGLLCDSISELEWRETEAKMQTMRGVIS, translated from the coding sequence ATGAATCCATTTGCCATCTATCGTTTTCCTCACTTCCAGCAGTGTACTCTCATTGAGCAGACGTCAGGCGAGCCACAGCGCTTGTCTTCGCTTGGCGGACTCAGCGAGCATAGCGGATTCGTAGTGGCTCCTTTCCAAATAAACGACGACACCCCTATACTCCTTATACGTCCTGACCGCGTAAGCGCCGTTGAGGTGAAAGAGCCTTCTTGCAACATGCCGTCAATAGCTTCTGAGAAAGATCATCACGCTGAGTACGCCATTGACTTTGCCAACTTTCATTCCCAACTTGAGACAGGTGCCTTTCAAAAGATAGTCCTCGCTCGCAGTGCCGACATTAGTCTTACTGCCGATGCCGACCCCATGCAGCTGTTTTGGCGTGCATGCAAGCGCTATCCACGCCTGTTCATCGCCCTGGTCTCACTGCCCGATGGCAGCTACTGGCTTACAGCTACTCCTGAGATTCTTCTTGAGGGTTCAGGCAACAAATGGCGTACCATTGCCCTTGCAGGTACCATGCAACTTGAAGGCGACCAGCTACAGGGCGAAGGCGAGGATGTGCGTTGGTCAACGAAGAACATTCAAGAGCAGTGTTACGTAGCAACCTATATTGCCGAGTGTCTGGAACAGTTCTCACTGCCTTTCAACGAAGAAGGACCGCGCACTGTCCGTGCTGCCAACCTTGTTCACCTGCGCAGCGACTTTACCTTCGACATGACTGCTGAAACCAACATAGGTCTTTTGCTACAGACCCTACACCCCACCCCAGCCGTGTGTGGACTGCCCAAACGCAAGGCATTCGATTTCATTGTACAGCATGAGCACGCTCCACGTCAGTACTACAGCGGATTCATGGGGCCTCTTCAGATGCCATCGGCCAACTGTTCTACAGAGACTCATCTCTATGTATCACTTAGATGCATGCATGTCATGGGCAGCCATTGCACGCTCTATGCTGGTGGCGGACTGCTTTGCGACAGCATTTCTGAGCTTGAATGGCGCGAGACTGAGGCTAAGATGCAGACAATGAGAGGGGTGATAAGTTGA
- the menD gene encoding 2-succinyl-5-enolpyruvyl-6-hydroxy-3-cyclohexene-1-carboxylate synthase, whose amino-acid sequence MYSNKENVNILTALLVAHGVKHAVVCPGSRNAAIVHNLNECPSIECHPVTDERSAGFYALGITQATGERVVVCVTSGTALLNLAPAVAEAFYQHRPLIVISADRPEAWIDQLDGQTLPQGDALGRFVKKAVSLPEPIAPSADSSSDAKERYITDCWHCNRLVNETLIIRNAPAHINIPITEPLFSFTVAELPHERKIDFQPADISQTMLSHVTHMFMQSRRPMLISGQPMNALMDEAVIMAGDDERYVPDFVVYTGGAIVSKRLKRFLRRAKETWAINAEGEVNDTFMNLTNVIQGDGEVVADYLRFMLEQQPHPFVTLWNELLQRAAQRLQAYEPPFSQMAVVKMLETSISTATDATGSLSYYVHYANSSAIRLANIYARHAVFCNRGVNGIEGSLSTAAGFSLVADKPVVCVIGDLSFFYDQNALWNKQLDGRLRILLLNNRRGGIFNMLPGLEKSPARDSFVAAAHDTTAEGICQQNDIYYQRADDMETTAEGLRLLLSAQFSRPMVLEVTTDASADEQTYKAWLNPNNLIT is encoded by the coding sequence ATGTACAGCAATAAAGAGAACGTAAACATACTGACAGCGCTGCTTGTAGCTCATGGTGTGAAGCATGCCGTGGTCTGTCCTGGCAGCAGAAACGCAGCCATTGTACATAACCTTAACGAATGTCCATCGATAGAGTGCCATCCTGTCACTGACGAGCGCTCAGCGGGCTTCTACGCACTTGGCATCACTCAGGCCACTGGCGAGCGTGTCGTGGTATGCGTAACCAGCGGCACAGCACTTCTTAACCTTGCACCTGCTGTTGCCGAGGCTTTCTATCAGCACCGCCCACTCATCGTTATCTCTGCCGATCGTCCTGAGGCGTGGATTGATCAGCTCGACGGACAGACCCTTCCCCAGGGCGACGCACTCGGCCGTTTTGTCAAGAAAGCGGTGTCACTGCCCGAACCCATTGCTCCGTCAGCCGACAGCTCAAGCGATGCCAAAGAGCGCTATATCACCGACTGCTGGCATTGCAACCGTCTTGTCAACGAGACATTAATAATAAGGAACGCGCCCGCACATATAAACATACCCATCACTGAGCCTCTGTTCTCCTTCACTGTGGCAGAGCTTCCCCATGAACGGAAAATTGACTTCCAGCCTGCCGACATATCACAAACCATGCTCAGTCATGTGACCCACATGTTCATGCAGTCGCGCCGCCCCATGCTCATCAGCGGACAGCCCATGAACGCACTCATGGACGAGGCAGTCATCATGGCAGGCGATGACGAGCGCTACGTGCCCGACTTCGTTGTCTATACAGGCGGTGCCATTGTCAGCAAGCGTCTGAAGCGATTCCTGCGTCGCGCCAAGGAGACATGGGCCATCAACGCTGAAGGCGAAGTCAACGACACGTTCATGAACCTCACCAACGTCATTCAGGGCGATGGCGAGGTTGTTGCCGATTACCTGCGCTTCATGCTCGAACAACAGCCCCACCCCTTCGTCACCCTTTGGAACGAGCTCCTGCAGCGCGCTGCCCAGCGCCTTCAGGCCTACGAGCCTCCTTTCTCACAGATGGCAGTAGTGAAAATGCTAGAGACGAGCATCAGTACAGCTACAGATGCCACAGGCTCTCTGTCCTATTATGTCCACTATGCCAACAGCAGCGCCATTCGTCTTGCCAACATCTATGCCCGCCATGCTGTGTTCTGCAACCGTGGCGTCAATGGCATCGAGGGTTCACTCTCCACGGCAGCAGGCTTCTCGCTCGTGGCCGACAAGCCCGTGGTGTGCGTCATTGGCGACCTTAGCTTCTTCTACGACCAGAACGCGTTGTGGAACAAGCAGCTTGATGGTCGTCTTCGCATACTGCTTTTGAACAATCGTCGAGGCGGCATCTTCAACATGCTCCCTGGACTGGAGAAGAGTCCTGCTCGCGACAGCTTCGTTGCTGCAGCCCATGACACCACTGCAGAGGGAATATGTCAGCAGAACGACATCTACTATCAGCGTGCCGATGACATGGAGACCACTGCCGAAGGTCTGCGTCTGCTGCTCTCTGCTCAGTTCTCGCGTCCCATGGTACTTGAGGTCACTACCGATGCGTCTGCTGACGAGCAAACCTATAAAGCATGGCTCAACCCCAATAACCTAATAACCTAA